A stretch of Penaeus vannamei isolate JL-2024 chromosome 18, ASM4276789v1, whole genome shotgun sequence DNA encodes these proteins:
- the ATPsynC gene encoding ATP synthase lipid-binding protein, mitochondrial produces the protein MYAARLALPAARTVAVRSQVVARPMAVAPLTRSFQTTTTSKDIDSAAKFIGAGAATVGVAGSGAGIGSVFGSLIIGYARNPSLKQQLFSYAILGFALSEAMGLFCLMMAFLLLFAF, from the exons ATGTACGCTGCCAGGCTTGCCCTCCCCGCTGCAAGGACTGTTGCT GTCAGGAGCCAGGTTGTGGCCCGCCCCATGGCTGTGGCCCCTCTGACCCGCAGCTTCcagaccaccaccacctccaaggACATTGACTCTGCTGCCAAGTTCATTGGTGCTGGCGCTGCCACTGTAGGAGTAGCAGGATCTGGTGCTGGAATTGGATCCGTCTTTGGTTCCCTTATCATTGGTTATGCCCGCAACCCCTCCCTGAAGCAGCAACTCTTCTCATATGCCATTTTGGGTTTTGCCCTGTCTGAGGCTATGGGTCTGTTCTGTCTTATGATGGCCTTCCTGTTGCTTTTCGCCTTCTAA